One window of the Saccopteryx bilineata isolate mSacBil1 chromosome 2, mSacBil1_pri_phased_curated, whole genome shotgun sequence genome contains the following:
- the PCBP2 gene encoding poly(rC)-binding protein 2 isoform X11 → MDTGVIEGGLNVTLTIRLLMHGKEVGSIIGKKGESVKKMREESGARINISEGNCPERIITLAGPTNAIFKAFAMIIDKLEEDISSSMTNSTAASKPPVTLRLVVPASQCGSLIGKGGCKIKEIRESTGAQVQVAGDMLPNSTERAITIAGIPQSIIECVKQICVVMLETLSQSPPKGVTIPYRPKPSSSPVIFAGGQAYTIQGQYAIPQPDLTKLHQLAMQQSHFPMTHGNTGFSGLDASAQTTSHELTIPNDLIGCIIGRQGAKINEIRQMSGAQIKIANPVEGSTDRQVTITGSAASISLAQYLINVSLENAKPSSQAASVTIPDHLSINLSQPSTPSSSSSSSTTTPSLATAGTSDAPSSLPNPLPTAPCVSSLLGMKPIPLLALNVVSAAKGTGASATTTTSAVPCVTNKLKGEKQRFSPY, encoded by the exons ATGGACACCGGTGTGATTGAAGGTGGATTAAACGTCACTCTTACCATCCGGCTACTTATGCATGGAAAG GAAGTTGGCAGTATCATCGGAAAG AAAGGAGAATCAGTTAAGAAGATGCGCGAGGAG AGTGGTGCACGTATCAACATCTCAGAAGGGAATTGTCCTGAGAGAATTATCACTTTGGCTGGACCCACTAATGCCATCTTCAAAGCCTTTGCTATGATCATTGACAAACTGGAAGAG GACATCAGCAGCTCTATGACCAATAGCACAGCTGCCAGTAAACCCCCAGTCACGCTGCGGCTGGTGGTCCCTGCTAGTCAGTGTGGCTCTCTGATTGGGAAAGGTGGTTGCAAGATCAAGGAAATACGAGAG agtACAGGGGCTCAGGTCCAGGTGGCAGGGGATATGCTACCCAACTCAACTGAGCGGGCCATCACTATTGCTGGCATTCCGCAATCCATCATTGAGTGTGTGAAACAGATCTGCGTGGTCATGTTGGAG actctctcccagTCCCCTCCGAAGGGCGTGACCATCCCGTACCGGCCCAAGCCGTCCAGTTCTCCAGTTATCTTTGCAGGTGGTCAG GCCTATACCATTCAAGGACAGTATGCCATTCCTCAGCCAGAT TTGACCAAGCTGCACCAATTGGCAATGCAACAGTCTCATTTTCCCATGACGCATGGCAACACCGGATTCAGTG GTTTGGATGCATCTGCTCAGACTACTTCTCATGAACTCACCATTCCAAATGAT tTGATTGGCTGCATAATTGGGCGTCAAGGCGCTAAAATCAATGAGATCCGTCAGATGTCTGGGGCGCAGATCAAAATTGCGAACCCAGTGGAAGGATCTACTGATAGGCAGGTTACCATCACTGGATCTGCTGCCAGCATTAGCCTGGCTCAATATCTAATCAATGTCAG TTTAGAAAACGCTAAACCCTCCTCCCAGGCAGCCTCCGTCACGATCCCTGATCACCTCAGCATCAACCTCTCTCAACCCTccaccccttcttcttcttcttcctcctccaccaccaccccctcgcTCGCCACAGCGGGGACCTCCGACGCACCCTCCAGCCTCCCCAACCCTCTTCCGACCGCCCCTTGTGTCTCCAGTCTGCTTGGCATGAAACCCATCCCTCTCCTGGCTCTAAATGTTGTGTCTGCTGCTAAGGGTACCGGGGCTTCAGctaccaccaccacctctgctgTGCCATGTGTAACTAACAAACTGAAAGGCGAGAAACAGAGATTCTCCCCCTACTGA
- the PCBP2 gene encoding poly(rC)-binding protein 2 isoform X13, whose translation MDTGVIEGGLNVTLTIRLLMHGKEVGSIIGKKGESVKKMREESGARINISEGNCPERIITLAGPTNAIFKAFAMIIDKLEEDISSSMTNSTAASKPPVTLRLVVPASQCGSLIGKGGCKIKEIRESTGAQVQVAGDMLPNSTERAITIAGIPQSIIECVKQICVVMLESPPKGVTIPYRPKPSSSPVIFAGGQLTKLHQLAMQQSHFPMTHGNTGFSGIESSSPEVKGYWAGLDASAQTTSHELTIPNDLIGCIIGRQGAKINEIRQMSGAQIKIANPVEGSTDRQVTITGSAASISLAQYLINVSLENAKPSSQAASVTIPDHLSINLSQPSTPSSSSSSSTTTPSLATAGTSDAPSSLPNPLPTAPCVSSLLGMKPIPLLALNVVSAAKGTGASATTTTSAVPCVTNKLKGEKQRFSPY comes from the exons ATGGACACCGGTGTGATTGAAGGTGGATTAAACGTCACTCTTACCATCCGGCTACTTATGCATGGAAAG GAAGTTGGCAGTATCATCGGAAAG AAAGGAGAATCAGTTAAGAAGATGCGCGAGGAG AGTGGTGCACGTATCAACATCTCAGAAGGGAATTGTCCTGAGAGAATTATCACTTTGGCTGGACCCACTAATGCCATCTTCAAAGCCTTTGCTATGATCATTGACAAACTGGAAGAG GACATCAGCAGCTCTATGACCAATAGCACAGCTGCCAGTAAACCCCCAGTCACGCTGCGGCTGGTGGTCCCTGCTAGTCAGTGTGGCTCTCTGATTGGGAAAGGTGGTTGCAAGATCAAGGAAATACGAGAG agtACAGGGGCTCAGGTCCAGGTGGCAGGGGATATGCTACCCAACTCAACTGAGCGGGCCATCACTATTGCTGGCATTCCGCAATCCATCATTGAGTGTGTGAAACAGATCTGCGTGGTCATGTTGGAG TCCCCTCCGAAGGGCGTGACCATCCCGTACCGGCCCAAGCCGTCCAGTTCTCCAGTTATCTTTGCAGGTGGTCAG TTGACCAAGCTGCACCAATTGGCAATGCAACAGTCTCATTTTCCCATGACGCATGGCAACACCGGATTCAGTG GCATTGAATCCAGCTCTCCAGAGGTGAAAGGCTATTGGg CAGGTTTGGATGCATCTGCTCAGACTACTTCTCATGAACTCACCATTCCAAATGAT tTGATTGGCTGCATAATTGGGCGTCAAGGCGCTAAAATCAATGAGATCCGTCAGATGTCTGGGGCGCAGATCAAAATTGCGAACCCAGTGGAAGGATCTACTGATAGGCAGGTTACCATCACTGGATCTGCTGCCAGCATTAGCCTGGCTCAATATCTAATCAATGTCAG TTTAGAAAACGCTAAACCCTCCTCCCAGGCAGCCTCCGTCACGATCCCTGATCACCTCAGCATCAACCTCTCTCAACCCTccaccccttcttcttcttcttcctcctccaccaccaccccctcgcTCGCCACAGCGGGGACCTCCGACGCACCCTCCAGCCTCCCCAACCCTCTTCCGACCGCCCCTTGTGTCTCCAGTCTGCTTGGCATGAAACCCATCCCTCTCCTGGCTCTAAATGTTGTGTCTGCTGCTAAGGGTACCGGGGCTTCAGctaccaccaccacctctgctgTGCCATGTGTAACTAACAAACTGAAAGGCGAGAAACAGAGATTCTCCCCCTACTGA
- the PCBP2 gene encoding poly(rC)-binding protein 2 isoform X3 encodes MDTGVIEGGLNVTLTIRLLMHGKEVGSIIGKKGESVKKMREESGARINISEGNCPERIITLAGPTNAIFKAFAMIIDKLEEDISSSMTNSTAASKPPVTLRLVVPASQCGSLIGKGGCKIKEIRESTGAQVQVAGDMLPNSTERAITIAGIPQSIIECVKQICVVMLESPPKGVTIPYRPKPSSSPVIFAGGQDRYSTGSDSASFPHTTPSMCLNPDLEGPPLEAYTIQGQYAIPQPDLTKLHQLAMQQSHFPMTHGNTGFSGIESSSPEVKGYWAGLDASAQTTSHELTIPNDLIGCIIGRQGAKINEIRQMSGAQIKIANPVEGSTDRQVTITGSAASISLAQYLINVSLENAKPSSQAASVTIPDHLSINLSQPSTPSSSSSSSTTTPSLATAGTSDAPSSLPNPLPTAPCVSSLLGMKPIPLLALNVVSAAKGTGASATTTTSAVPCVTNKLKGEKQRFSPY; translated from the exons ATGGACACCGGTGTGATTGAAGGTGGATTAAACGTCACTCTTACCATCCGGCTACTTATGCATGGAAAG GAAGTTGGCAGTATCATCGGAAAG AAAGGAGAATCAGTTAAGAAGATGCGCGAGGAG AGTGGTGCACGTATCAACATCTCAGAAGGGAATTGTCCTGAGAGAATTATCACTTTGGCTGGACCCACTAATGCCATCTTCAAAGCCTTTGCTATGATCATTGACAAACTGGAAGAG GACATCAGCAGCTCTATGACCAATAGCACAGCTGCCAGTAAACCCCCAGTCACGCTGCGGCTGGTGGTCCCTGCTAGTCAGTGTGGCTCTCTGATTGGGAAAGGTGGTTGCAAGATCAAGGAAATACGAGAG agtACAGGGGCTCAGGTCCAGGTGGCAGGGGATATGCTACCCAACTCAACTGAGCGGGCCATCACTATTGCTGGCATTCCGCAATCCATCATTGAGTGTGTGAAACAGATCTGCGTGGTCATGTTGGAG TCCCCTCCGAAGGGCGTGACCATCCCGTACCGGCCCAAGCCGTCCAGTTCTCCAGTTATCTTTGCAGGTGGTCAG GACAGGTACAGCACAGGCAGCGACAGTGCGAGCTTTCCCCACACCACCCCGTCCATGTGCCTCAACCCTGACCTGGAGGGACCACCTCTAGAG GCCTATACCATTCAAGGACAGTATGCCATTCCTCAGCCAGAT TTGACCAAGCTGCACCAATTGGCAATGCAACAGTCTCATTTTCCCATGACGCATGGCAACACCGGATTCAGTG GCATTGAATCCAGCTCTCCAGAGGTGAAAGGCTATTGGg CAGGTTTGGATGCATCTGCTCAGACTACTTCTCATGAACTCACCATTCCAAATGAT tTGATTGGCTGCATAATTGGGCGTCAAGGCGCTAAAATCAATGAGATCCGTCAGATGTCTGGGGCGCAGATCAAAATTGCGAACCCAGTGGAAGGATCTACTGATAGGCAGGTTACCATCACTGGATCTGCTGCCAGCATTAGCCTGGCTCAATATCTAATCAATGTCAG TTTAGAAAACGCTAAACCCTCCTCCCAGGCAGCCTCCGTCACGATCCCTGATCACCTCAGCATCAACCTCTCTCAACCCTccaccccttcttcttcttcttcctcctccaccaccaccccctcgcTCGCCACAGCGGGGACCTCCGACGCACCCTCCAGCCTCCCCAACCCTCTTCCGACCGCCCCTTGTGTCTCCAGTCTGCTTGGCATGAAACCCATCCCTCTCCTGGCTCTAAATGTTGTGTCTGCTGCTAAGGGTACCGGGGCTTCAGctaccaccaccacctctgctgTGCCATGTGTAACTAACAAACTGAAAGGCGAGAAACAGAGATTCTCCCCCTACTGA
- the PCBP2 gene encoding poly(rC)-binding protein 2 isoform X9: MDTGVIEGGLNVTLTIRLLMHGKEVGSIIGKKGESVKKMREESGARINISEGNCPERIITLAGPTNAIFKAFAMIIDKLEEDISSSMTNSTAASKPPVTLRLVVPASQCGSLIGKGGCKIKEIRESTGAQVQVAGDMLPNSTERAITIAGIPQSIIECVKQICVVMLESPPKGVTIPYRPKPSSSPVIFAGGQAYTIQGQYAIPQPDLTKLHQLAMQQSHFPMTHGNTGFSGIESSSPEVKGYWAGLDASAQTTSHELTIPNDLIGCIIGRQGAKINEIRQMSGAQIKIANPVEGSTDRQVTITGSAASISLAQYLINVSLENAKPSSQAASVTIPDHLSINLSQPSTPSSSSSSSTTTPSLATAGTSDAPSSLPNPLPTAPCVSSLLGMKPIPLLALNVVSAAKGTGASATTTTSAVPCVTNKLKGEKQRFSPY, from the exons ATGGACACCGGTGTGATTGAAGGTGGATTAAACGTCACTCTTACCATCCGGCTACTTATGCATGGAAAG GAAGTTGGCAGTATCATCGGAAAG AAAGGAGAATCAGTTAAGAAGATGCGCGAGGAG AGTGGTGCACGTATCAACATCTCAGAAGGGAATTGTCCTGAGAGAATTATCACTTTGGCTGGACCCACTAATGCCATCTTCAAAGCCTTTGCTATGATCATTGACAAACTGGAAGAG GACATCAGCAGCTCTATGACCAATAGCACAGCTGCCAGTAAACCCCCAGTCACGCTGCGGCTGGTGGTCCCTGCTAGTCAGTGTGGCTCTCTGATTGGGAAAGGTGGTTGCAAGATCAAGGAAATACGAGAG agtACAGGGGCTCAGGTCCAGGTGGCAGGGGATATGCTACCCAACTCAACTGAGCGGGCCATCACTATTGCTGGCATTCCGCAATCCATCATTGAGTGTGTGAAACAGATCTGCGTGGTCATGTTGGAG TCCCCTCCGAAGGGCGTGACCATCCCGTACCGGCCCAAGCCGTCCAGTTCTCCAGTTATCTTTGCAGGTGGTCAG GCCTATACCATTCAAGGACAGTATGCCATTCCTCAGCCAGAT TTGACCAAGCTGCACCAATTGGCAATGCAACAGTCTCATTTTCCCATGACGCATGGCAACACCGGATTCAGTG GCATTGAATCCAGCTCTCCAGAGGTGAAAGGCTATTGGg CAGGTTTGGATGCATCTGCTCAGACTACTTCTCATGAACTCACCATTCCAAATGAT tTGATTGGCTGCATAATTGGGCGTCAAGGCGCTAAAATCAATGAGATCCGTCAGATGTCTGGGGCGCAGATCAAAATTGCGAACCCAGTGGAAGGATCTACTGATAGGCAGGTTACCATCACTGGATCTGCTGCCAGCATTAGCCTGGCTCAATATCTAATCAATGTCAG TTTAGAAAACGCTAAACCCTCCTCCCAGGCAGCCTCCGTCACGATCCCTGATCACCTCAGCATCAACCTCTCTCAACCCTccaccccttcttcttcttcttcctcctccaccaccaccccctcgcTCGCCACAGCGGGGACCTCCGACGCACCCTCCAGCCTCCCCAACCCTCTTCCGACCGCCCCTTGTGTCTCCAGTCTGCTTGGCATGAAACCCATCCCTCTCCTGGCTCTAAATGTTGTGTCTGCTGCTAAGGGTACCGGGGCTTCAGctaccaccaccacctctgctgTGCCATGTGTAACTAACAAACTGAAAGGCGAGAAACAGAGATTCTCCCCCTACTGA
- the PCBP2 gene encoding poly(rC)-binding protein 2 isoform X6 has product MDTGVIEGGLNVTLTIRLLMHGKEVGSIIGKKGESVKKMREESGARINISEGNCPERIITLAGPTNAIFKAFAMIIDKLEEDISSSMTNSTAASKPPVTLRLVVPASQCGSLIGKGGCKIKEIRESTGAQVQVAGDMLPNSTERAITIAGIPQSIIECVKQICVVMLETLSQSPPKGVTIPYRPKPSSSPVIFAGGQDRYSTGSDSASFPHTTPSMCLNPDLEGPPLELTKLHQLAMQQSHFPMTHGNTGFSGIESSSPEVKGYWGLDASAQTTSHELTIPNDLIGCIIGRQGAKINEIRQMSGAQIKIANPVEGSTDRQVTITGSAASISLAQYLINVSLENAKPSSQAASVTIPDHLSINLSQPSTPSSSSSSSTTTPSLATAGTSDAPSSLPNPLPTAPCVSSLLGMKPIPLLALNVVSAAKGTGASATTTTSAVPCVTNKLKGEKQRFSPY; this is encoded by the exons ATGGACACCGGTGTGATTGAAGGTGGATTAAACGTCACTCTTACCATCCGGCTACTTATGCATGGAAAG GAAGTTGGCAGTATCATCGGAAAG AAAGGAGAATCAGTTAAGAAGATGCGCGAGGAG AGTGGTGCACGTATCAACATCTCAGAAGGGAATTGTCCTGAGAGAATTATCACTTTGGCTGGACCCACTAATGCCATCTTCAAAGCCTTTGCTATGATCATTGACAAACTGGAAGAG GACATCAGCAGCTCTATGACCAATAGCACAGCTGCCAGTAAACCCCCAGTCACGCTGCGGCTGGTGGTCCCTGCTAGTCAGTGTGGCTCTCTGATTGGGAAAGGTGGTTGCAAGATCAAGGAAATACGAGAG agtACAGGGGCTCAGGTCCAGGTGGCAGGGGATATGCTACCCAACTCAACTGAGCGGGCCATCACTATTGCTGGCATTCCGCAATCCATCATTGAGTGTGTGAAACAGATCTGCGTGGTCATGTTGGAG actctctcccagTCCCCTCCGAAGGGCGTGACCATCCCGTACCGGCCCAAGCCGTCCAGTTCTCCAGTTATCTTTGCAGGTGGTCAG GACAGGTACAGCACAGGCAGCGACAGTGCGAGCTTTCCCCACACCACCCCGTCCATGTGCCTCAACCCTGACCTGGAGGGACCACCTCTAGAG TTGACCAAGCTGCACCAATTGGCAATGCAACAGTCTCATTTTCCCATGACGCATGGCAACACCGGATTCAGTG GCATTGAATCCAGCTCTCCAGAGGTGAAAGGCTATTGGg GTTTGGATGCATCTGCTCAGACTACTTCTCATGAACTCACCATTCCAAATGAT tTGATTGGCTGCATAATTGGGCGTCAAGGCGCTAAAATCAATGAGATCCGTCAGATGTCTGGGGCGCAGATCAAAATTGCGAACCCAGTGGAAGGATCTACTGATAGGCAGGTTACCATCACTGGATCTGCTGCCAGCATTAGCCTGGCTCAATATCTAATCAATGTCAG TTTAGAAAACGCTAAACCCTCCTCCCAGGCAGCCTCCGTCACGATCCCTGATCACCTCAGCATCAACCTCTCTCAACCCTccaccccttcttcttcttcttcctcctccaccaccaccccctcgcTCGCCACAGCGGGGACCTCCGACGCACCCTCCAGCCTCCCCAACCCTCTTCCGACCGCCCCTTGTGTCTCCAGTCTGCTTGGCATGAAACCCATCCCTCTCCTGGCTCTAAATGTTGTGTCTGCTGCTAAGGGTACCGGGGCTTCAGctaccaccaccacctctgctgTGCCATGTGTAACTAACAAACTGAAAGGCGAGAAACAGAGATTCTCCCCCTACTGA
- the PCBP2 gene encoding poly(rC)-binding protein 2 isoform X7 has translation MDTGVIEGGLNVTLTIRLLMHGKEVGSIIGKKGESVKKMREESGARINISEGNCPERIITLAGPTNAIFKAFAMIIDKLEEDISSSMTNSTAASKPPVTLRLVVPASQCGSLIGKGGCKIKEIRESTGAQVQVAGDMLPNSTERAITIAGIPQSIIECVKQICVVMLETLSQSPPKGVTIPYRPKPSSSPVIFAGGQDRYSTGSDSASFPHTTPSMCLNPDLEGPPLELTKLHQLAMQQSHFPMTHGNTGFSGLDASAQTTSHELTIPNDLIGCIIGRQGAKINEIRQMSGAQIKIANPVEGSTDRQVTITGSAASISLAQYLINVSLENAKPSSQAASVTIPDHLSINLSQPSTPSSSSSSSTTTPSLATAGTSDAPSSLPNPLPTAPCVSSLLGMKPIPLLALNVVSAAKGTGASATTTTSAVPCVTNKLKGEKQRFSPY, from the exons ATGGACACCGGTGTGATTGAAGGTGGATTAAACGTCACTCTTACCATCCGGCTACTTATGCATGGAAAG GAAGTTGGCAGTATCATCGGAAAG AAAGGAGAATCAGTTAAGAAGATGCGCGAGGAG AGTGGTGCACGTATCAACATCTCAGAAGGGAATTGTCCTGAGAGAATTATCACTTTGGCTGGACCCACTAATGCCATCTTCAAAGCCTTTGCTATGATCATTGACAAACTGGAAGAG GACATCAGCAGCTCTATGACCAATAGCACAGCTGCCAGTAAACCCCCAGTCACGCTGCGGCTGGTGGTCCCTGCTAGTCAGTGTGGCTCTCTGATTGGGAAAGGTGGTTGCAAGATCAAGGAAATACGAGAG agtACAGGGGCTCAGGTCCAGGTGGCAGGGGATATGCTACCCAACTCAACTGAGCGGGCCATCACTATTGCTGGCATTCCGCAATCCATCATTGAGTGTGTGAAACAGATCTGCGTGGTCATGTTGGAG actctctcccagTCCCCTCCGAAGGGCGTGACCATCCCGTACCGGCCCAAGCCGTCCAGTTCTCCAGTTATCTTTGCAGGTGGTCAG GACAGGTACAGCACAGGCAGCGACAGTGCGAGCTTTCCCCACACCACCCCGTCCATGTGCCTCAACCCTGACCTGGAGGGACCACCTCTAGAG TTGACCAAGCTGCACCAATTGGCAATGCAACAGTCTCATTTTCCCATGACGCATGGCAACACCGGATTCAGTG GTTTGGATGCATCTGCTCAGACTACTTCTCATGAACTCACCATTCCAAATGAT tTGATTGGCTGCATAATTGGGCGTCAAGGCGCTAAAATCAATGAGATCCGTCAGATGTCTGGGGCGCAGATCAAAATTGCGAACCCAGTGGAAGGATCTACTGATAGGCAGGTTACCATCACTGGATCTGCTGCCAGCATTAGCCTGGCTCAATATCTAATCAATGTCAG TTTAGAAAACGCTAAACCCTCCTCCCAGGCAGCCTCCGTCACGATCCCTGATCACCTCAGCATCAACCTCTCTCAACCCTccaccccttcttcttcttcttcctcctccaccaccaccccctcgcTCGCCACAGCGGGGACCTCCGACGCACCCTCCAGCCTCCCCAACCCTCTTCCGACCGCCCCTTGTGTCTCCAGTCTGCTTGGCATGAAACCCATCCCTCTCCTGGCTCTAAATGTTGTGTCTGCTGCTAAGGGTACCGGGGCTTCAGctaccaccaccacctctgctgTGCCATGTGTAACTAACAAACTGAAAGGCGAGAAACAGAGATTCTCCCCCTACTGA
- the PCBP2 gene encoding poly(rC)-binding protein 2 isoform X10, translating to MDTGVIEGGLNVTLTIRLLMHGKEVGSIIGKKGESVKKMREESGARINISEGNCPERIITLAGPTNAIFKAFAMIIDKLEEDISSSMTNSTAASKPPVTLRLVVPASQCGSLIGKGGCKIKEIRESTGAQVQVAGDMLPNSTERAITIAGIPQSIIECVKQICVVMLETLSQSPPKGVTIPYRPKPSSSPVIFAGGQLTKLHQLAMQQSHFPMTHGNTGFSGIESSSPEVKGYWAGLDASAQTTSHELTIPNDLIGCIIGRQGAKINEIRQMSGAQIKIANPVEGSTDRQVTITGSAASISLAQYLINVSLENAKPSSQAASVTIPDHLSINLSQPSTPSSSSSSSTTTPSLATAGTSDAPSSLPNPLPTAPCVSSLLGMKPIPLLALNVVSAAKGTGASATTTTSAVPCVTNKLKGEKQRFSPY from the exons ATGGACACCGGTGTGATTGAAGGTGGATTAAACGTCACTCTTACCATCCGGCTACTTATGCATGGAAAG GAAGTTGGCAGTATCATCGGAAAG AAAGGAGAATCAGTTAAGAAGATGCGCGAGGAG AGTGGTGCACGTATCAACATCTCAGAAGGGAATTGTCCTGAGAGAATTATCACTTTGGCTGGACCCACTAATGCCATCTTCAAAGCCTTTGCTATGATCATTGACAAACTGGAAGAG GACATCAGCAGCTCTATGACCAATAGCACAGCTGCCAGTAAACCCCCAGTCACGCTGCGGCTGGTGGTCCCTGCTAGTCAGTGTGGCTCTCTGATTGGGAAAGGTGGTTGCAAGATCAAGGAAATACGAGAG agtACAGGGGCTCAGGTCCAGGTGGCAGGGGATATGCTACCCAACTCAACTGAGCGGGCCATCACTATTGCTGGCATTCCGCAATCCATCATTGAGTGTGTGAAACAGATCTGCGTGGTCATGTTGGAG actctctcccagTCCCCTCCGAAGGGCGTGACCATCCCGTACCGGCCCAAGCCGTCCAGTTCTCCAGTTATCTTTGCAGGTGGTCAG TTGACCAAGCTGCACCAATTGGCAATGCAACAGTCTCATTTTCCCATGACGCATGGCAACACCGGATTCAGTG GCATTGAATCCAGCTCTCCAGAGGTGAAAGGCTATTGGg CAGGTTTGGATGCATCTGCTCAGACTACTTCTCATGAACTCACCATTCCAAATGAT tTGATTGGCTGCATAATTGGGCGTCAAGGCGCTAAAATCAATGAGATCCGTCAGATGTCTGGGGCGCAGATCAAAATTGCGAACCCAGTGGAAGGATCTACTGATAGGCAGGTTACCATCACTGGATCTGCTGCCAGCATTAGCCTGGCTCAATATCTAATCAATGTCAG TTTAGAAAACGCTAAACCCTCCTCCCAGGCAGCCTCCGTCACGATCCCTGATCACCTCAGCATCAACCTCTCTCAACCCTccaccccttcttcttcttcttcctcctccaccaccaccccctcgcTCGCCACAGCGGGGACCTCCGACGCACCCTCCAGCCTCCCCAACCCTCTTCCGACCGCCCCTTGTGTCTCCAGTCTGCTTGGCATGAAACCCATCCCTCTCCTGGCTCTAAATGTTGTGTCTGCTGCTAAGGGTACCGGGGCTTCAGctaccaccaccacctctgctgTGCCATGTGTAACTAACAAACTGAAAGGCGAGAAACAGAGATTCTCCCCCTACTGA
- the PCBP2 gene encoding poly(rC)-binding protein 2 isoform X8: protein MDTGVIEGGLNVTLTIRLLMHGKEVGSIIGKKGESVKKMREESGARINISEGNCPERIITLAGPTNAIFKAFAMIIDKLEEDISSSMTNSTAASKPPVTLRLVVPASQCGSLIGKGGCKIKEIRESTGAQVQVAGDMLPNSTERAITIAGIPQSIIECVKQICVVMLETLSQSPPKGVTIPYRPKPSSSPVIFAGGQAYTIQGQYAIPQPDLTKLHQLAMQQSHFPMTHGNTGFSGIESSSPEVKGYWAGLDASAQTTSHELTIPNDLIGCIIGRQGAKINEIRQMSGAQIKIANPVEGSTDRQVTITGSAASISLAQYLINVSLENAKPSSQAASVTIPDHLSINLSQPSTPSSSSSSSTTTPSLATAGTSDAPSSLPNPLPTAPCVSSLLGMKPIPLLALNVVSAAKGTGASATTTTSAVPCVTNKLKGEKQRFSPY from the exons ATGGACACCGGTGTGATTGAAGGTGGATTAAACGTCACTCTTACCATCCGGCTACTTATGCATGGAAAG GAAGTTGGCAGTATCATCGGAAAG AAAGGAGAATCAGTTAAGAAGATGCGCGAGGAG AGTGGTGCACGTATCAACATCTCAGAAGGGAATTGTCCTGAGAGAATTATCACTTTGGCTGGACCCACTAATGCCATCTTCAAAGCCTTTGCTATGATCATTGACAAACTGGAAGAG GACATCAGCAGCTCTATGACCAATAGCACAGCTGCCAGTAAACCCCCAGTCACGCTGCGGCTGGTGGTCCCTGCTAGTCAGTGTGGCTCTCTGATTGGGAAAGGTGGTTGCAAGATCAAGGAAATACGAGAG agtACAGGGGCTCAGGTCCAGGTGGCAGGGGATATGCTACCCAACTCAACTGAGCGGGCCATCACTATTGCTGGCATTCCGCAATCCATCATTGAGTGTGTGAAACAGATCTGCGTGGTCATGTTGGAG actctctcccagTCCCCTCCGAAGGGCGTGACCATCCCGTACCGGCCCAAGCCGTCCAGTTCTCCAGTTATCTTTGCAGGTGGTCAG GCCTATACCATTCAAGGACAGTATGCCATTCCTCAGCCAGAT TTGACCAAGCTGCACCAATTGGCAATGCAACAGTCTCATTTTCCCATGACGCATGGCAACACCGGATTCAGTG GCATTGAATCCAGCTCTCCAGAGGTGAAAGGCTATTGGg CAGGTTTGGATGCATCTGCTCAGACTACTTCTCATGAACTCACCATTCCAAATGAT tTGATTGGCTGCATAATTGGGCGTCAAGGCGCTAAAATCAATGAGATCCGTCAGATGTCTGGGGCGCAGATCAAAATTGCGAACCCAGTGGAAGGATCTACTGATAGGCAGGTTACCATCACTGGATCTGCTGCCAGCATTAGCCTGGCTCAATATCTAATCAATGTCAG TTTAGAAAACGCTAAACCCTCCTCCCAGGCAGCCTCCGTCACGATCCCTGATCACCTCAGCATCAACCTCTCTCAACCCTccaccccttcttcttcttcttcctcctccaccaccaccccctcgcTCGCCACAGCGGGGACCTCCGACGCACCCTCCAGCCTCCCCAACCCTCTTCCGACCGCCCCTTGTGTCTCCAGTCTGCTTGGCATGAAACCCATCCCTCTCCTGGCTCTAAATGTTGTGTCTGCTGCTAAGGGTACCGGGGCTTCAGctaccaccaccacctctgctgTGCCATGTGTAACTAACAAACTGAAAGGCGAGAAACAGAGATTCTCCCCCTACTGA